One genomic region from Oncorhynchus keta strain PuntledgeMale-10-30-2019 chromosome 33, Oket_V2, whole genome shotgun sequence encodes:
- the LOC118366290 gene encoding ATP synthase subunit gamma, mitochondrial-like isoform X1 codes for MFARTSALVFLPQCGQVRNMATLKDITIRLKSIKNIQKITKSMKMVAAAKYARAERQLKPARVYGNGAVALYEKAEIKAPEGVANKHLLIGVSSDRGLCGAVHSNVAKAIKAKIATLTGEGKEVMVVNVGDKLRNILQRTHSNYLLLSCKEVGRKPPTFTDASIVATELLNMGYEFDQGAVIYNRFRSVISYKTDEKPIFSIDTVANSENMGIYDDIDADVLRNYQEFALVNILYFGLKESTTSEQSARMTAMDSASKNASEMIDKLTLTFNRTRQAVITKELIEIISGAAAL; via the exons ATGTTCGCCAGGACCAGCGCGTTGGTGTTCCTCCCACAATG TGGGCAGGTCAGGAACATGGCTACCTTGAAAGACA TCACCATCCGTTTGAAGTCCATCAAGAACATCCAAAAGATCACCAAGTCCATGAAGATGGTGGCCGCTGCTAAGTATGCCCGCGCTGAGAGGCAGCTGAAGCCCGCCCGCGTCTATGGAAATGGTGCTGTGG CCCTGTATGAGAAGGCTGAGATTAAGGCCCCGGAGGGAGTGGCCAACAAGCACCTCCTGATCGGTGTGTCGTCTGACCGTGGTCTCTGTGGCGCCGTCCATTCCAATGTGGCCAAGGCCATCAAGGCCAAGATTGCTACCCTCACCGGCGAGGGCAAGGAGGTGATGGTAGTCAATGTGGGGGACAAGCTGAGGAACATCCTGCAGAG GACACATAGCAATTACCTGCTGCTCAGCTGCAAAGAGGTGGGCCGCAAGCCCCCCACCTTTACCGACGCTTCCATCGTCGCCACAGAGCTGCTCAACATGGGCTACGAGTTTGACCAGGGTGCTGTCATCTACAACAGATTCAG GTCTGTGATCTCCTACAAGACTGACGAGAAGCCCATCTTCTCCATTGATACTGTTGCTAATTCAG AGAACATGGGCATCTATGATGACATTGATGCTGACGTGCTGAGGAACTACCAGGAGTTTGCCCTGGTCAACATCCTCTACTTTGGTCTGAAGGAGTCCACAACCAGCGAGCAGAGTGCCAGGATGACTGCTATGGACAGCGCCAGCAAGAACGCCT CTGAAATGATTGATAAGCTGACCCTCACCTTCAACCGTACCAGGCAGGCTGTCATCACCAAGGAGCTCATTGAGATCATCTCTGGAGCTGCTGCCCT ATAA
- the LOC118366289 gene encoding DNA/RNA-binding protein KIN17-like: protein MGKEGFLSPKAIGNRIKAKGLQKLRWYCQMCQKQCRDENGFKCHCMSESHQRQLLLASEDPNKIMDNFSQEFKNDFIELIRRRFGTKRVQNNIVYNEYINDREHVHMNSTQWETLTEFTKWLGKEGFCKVDETPKGWYIQYIDRDPETIRRQEELEKKKKQDLDDQERSAKFIEEQVRRGQGGREPEEAPVFTELKRESEEEKITFNLAKGSCSSADGPSKASVALGPSALKAAGSGKRKDAPSTSEAKEKKKKSALDEIMEMEEQKKRSVRADHWLHPGIVIKVVTKRLGEKYHKKKGVVKEVQDKYTAVVKMIDSGDKLKLDQSHLETVIPAPGKRVLVLNGVYRDTEALLDSIDERKFSATLTLDSGRMKGRRVDGIAYEDFSKMA, encoded by the exons ATGGGGAAAGAGGGTTTTCTAAGTCCAAAGGCGATCGGGAATAGGATCAAAGCAAAAGGTCTTCAAAAATTGCGATGGTATTGTCAAATGTGCCAGAAACAATGTCGAGACGAG AATGGCTTCAAATGCCACTGCATGTCCGAGTCCCACCAGAGACAGCTGCTGCTGGCCTCGGAGGACCCCAACAAGATCATGGACAACTTCTCACA GGAGTTCAAGAATGACTTTATTGAGCTGATCAGAAGACGCTTTG gaACCAAGCGAGTGCAAAACAATATTGTCTATAACGAGTACATCAATGACCGAGAGCATGTCCATATGAACTCCACCCAGTGGGAGACTCTCACTGAATTCACCAAGTGGCTGGGGAAAGAGG GTTTCTGTAAGGTGGACGAGACACCCAAAGGCTGGTACATCCAGTACATCGACCGCGACCCAGAGACCATCCGGAGGCAGGAGGAgctggagaagaagaagaagcaggacCTTGATGACCAGGAGCGCAGTGCCAAGTTCATAGAGGAGCAGGTCCGCCGGGGCCAAGGAGGCAGGGAGCCAGAG GAAGCACCAGTTTTCACTGAGTTGAAGCGAGAAAGTGAAGAAGAGAAaa TTACCTTCAATCTGGCCAAGGGCTCCTGTTCCTCTGCGGATGGCCCATCTAAAGCCAG TGTGGCCCTGGGTCCCAGTGCCCTTAAGGCAGCAGGATCAGGGAAAAGGAAAGATGCGCCCTCCACCTCAGAAGccaaagagaagaagaagaagtcgGCCCTGGATGAGATCATGGAG ATGGAGGAGCAGAAAAAGAGGTCTGTGAGAGCGGACCACTGGCTGCACCCCGGCATCGTAATCAAAGTTGTTACCAAGAGACTGGGGGAGAAATACCACAAGAAGAAAGGAGTCGTCAAG GAGGTGCAGGATAAATACACGGCCGTAGTGAAGATGATTGACTCAGGGGACAAACTGAAACTAGACCAGAGTCACCTGGAGACGGTCATCCCTGCACCAG GTAAACGGGTCCTGGTTCTGAATGGTgtgtacagagacacagaggcccTACTGGACTCCATAGACGAGAGAAAGTTCAGTGCCACCCTCACACTTGACTCG GGTCGGATGAAAGGGAGGAGGGTGGACGGGATCGCCTACGAGGATTTCTCTAAAATGGCCTGA
- the LOC118366290 gene encoding ATP synthase subunit gamma, mitochondrial-like isoform X2 gives MFARTSALVFLPQCGQVRNMATLKDITIRLKSIKNIQKITKSMKMVAAAKYARAERQLKPARVYGNGAVALYEKAEIKAPEGVANKHLLIGVSSDRGLCGAVHSNVAKAIKAKIATLTGEGKEVMVVNVGDKLRNILQRTHSNYLLLSCKEVGRKPPTFTDASIVATELLNMGYEFDQGAVIYNRFRSVISYKTDEKPIFSIDTVANSENMGIYDDIDADVLRNYQEFALVNILYFGLKESTTSEQSARMTAMDSASKNASEMIDKLTLTFNRTRQAVITKELIEIISGAAAL, from the exons ATGTTCGCCAGGACCAGCGCGTTGGTGTTCCTCCCACAATG TGGGCAGGTCAGGAACATGGCTACCTTGAAAGACA TCACCATCCGTTTGAAGTCCATCAAGAACATCCAAAAGATCACCAAGTCCATGAAGATGGTGGCCGCTGCTAAGTATGCCCGCGCTGAGAGGCAGCTGAAGCCCGCCCGCGTCTATGGAAATGGTGCTGTGG CCCTGTATGAGAAGGCTGAGATTAAGGCCCCGGAGGGAGTGGCCAACAAGCACCTCCTGATCGGTGTGTCGTCTGACCGTGGTCTCTGTGGCGCCGTCCATTCCAATGTGGCCAAGGCCATCAAGGCCAAGATTGCTACCCTCACCGGCGAGGGCAAGGAGGTGATGGTAGTCAATGTGGGGGACAAGCTGAGGAACATCCTGCAGAG GACACATAGCAATTACCTGCTGCTCAGCTGCAAAGAGGTGGGCCGCAAGCCCCCCACCTTTACCGACGCTTCCATCGTCGCCACAGAGCTGCTCAACATGGGCTACGAGTTTGACCAGGGTGCTGTCATCTACAACAGATTCAG GTCTGTGATCTCCTACAAGACTGACGAGAAGCCCATCTTCTCCATTGATACTGTTGCTAATTCAG AGAACATGGGCATCTATGATGACATTGATGCTGACGTGCTGAGGAACTACCAGGAGTTTGCCCTGGTCAACATCCTCTACTTTGGTCTGAAGGAGTCCACAACCAGCGAGCAGAGTGCCAGGATGACTGCTATGGACAGCGCCAGCAAGAACGCCT CTGAAATGATTGATAAGCTGACCCTCACCTTCAACCGTACCAGGCAGGCTGTCATCACCAAGGAGCTCATTGAGATCATCTCTGGAGCTGCTGCCCTGTGA